The genomic segment CTCGCTGCCGTCCGCCAGGAGCACGGTCAGCTCCAGCACGTGGTCCAGCGTCTTGCCGTAGACGATGGAGTGGGCGCCGGCCGAATTGTTGCCAATCATGCCGCCGATGGTGGCGCGGTTGGAGGTGGAGGTGTCCGGGCCGAAGAGCATGCCCATGGGCGCCACGTGGGAGTTGAGGGCGTCCTGCACGAGGCCCGGCTGGACCCGGCACCAGAGTTCTTCCCGGTTCACCTCCAGCACCTGGTTCATGTACTTGGAGAAGTCCATGACGATGGCGTGGCCCACGGTCTGGCCCGCCAGCGAGGTGCCGCCGCCCCGGGCCAGCACAGGCACCCGGTGCTTGTTGGCCACCTCGATGACCGCCTGGACGTCTCCCTTGTGGCGGGGTACGACGACGCCCACGGGCTCCACCTGGTAGATGGACGCGTCCGTGGCATAGAGCAGCCGCGAGTAGGCGTCGAACCGGACCTCCCCCTCCACGCGCTTACGGAGCTCGGCCTCGGTGTCCCGGTAGTCCTGTGAAGCTTCACGCGCCATCGGCAATTCTCCTCGCGGCTACCATAGCACGAATCGGGTGACGATTTCCCAGCCCGGCAAACATGCCCCGAAAGCCCGGAAATATTTGCATTCCGGCAGGTTCTGGGTTATCCACGTCTGCGTGAGAACGCCTTCCCGGCCGCGGCTACCTGTTCCTCCAAAGGCGTACCGCGGCACGGGCCAAGGCGGAAGGTTCCCATGACACGCTTCAGGATTTCACTGCTCGCGGCGTTCATGCTGCTCTGGACCTTGCCCGCGACCGCGGCCCAACGGGTCGCCCTGGTCATCGGCAACAGCGCGTACACGCGCATAGCCGCCCTCGACAGCCCCGTGAACGATGCGACCCTGATGGCGGCGGCCCTCCGGAGAGTCGGTTTCGACGTCATCGACGGGACCAACCTGACGAAGGAGGCGATGGAGTCGGCCATCATCGACTTCGGCCGGCGCCTGCGCGGAGCGGGACCCCACGCCCAGGGGCTGTTCTACTACTCCGGACACGGTGTCCAGTCGCGCGGGGTCAACTACCTGATCCCACTGGACGCGCCCATCACCCAGGAAAGCCACCTGGCGATCAAGGCGGTGCCCGCGTGGTGGGTGCTGGACCAGATGGACGACGCGCAGAACCAACTGAACCTCGTGGTGCTGGATGCCTGCCGCAACAACCCCTTCAAGGTCGGTACGGACAAGAACCCCATCGGCCGGGGCGGGTTGCAGGTGATTGACGCCCCCACCGGCACCTTGATCGCCTACGCCGCGGCCCCGGGCAAGATCGCCTATGACGGCCGCGGAGTGAACTCGATCTACTCGCCGTTCACCGAGGCGCTGGTCGAGGCCATGGCGCTTCCCAACCTGCAGGTGGAGGACGTCCTCAAGCGGGTGCGAAAGACCGTGCGGGAAAGGACCGAGAACCGCCAGCAGCCGTGGTGGGCAAGTTCGCTGGAGGGCCGTTTCGCCTTTCGCGTCGGGTCTTCGAACGGAGTATCGCACGATACGGAAGCCTCCGCCGCGGCGCCTGTTGCATCCGGCGCGGGAACGCGCAACCGGGGTTTCATCCGGCCGGTGGTCCTCGACGACGCCGACAGCCGCTTCTGGCTGAAGGTCAAGGGGAACTGCGCTCTTGTGGACGAGTACTACAAGCGGTATCCCAACGGCCGGCACATCTCCGAGTACTGGGAAAGAAGACGCGAGTGCGCTGCCGCGCCGTAGCGTTCCCAACCCCCACCCTC from the Deltaproteobacteria bacterium genome contains:
- a CDS encoding caspase family protein, with amino-acid sequence MTRFRISLLAAFMLLWTLPATAAQRVALVIGNSAYTRIAALDSPVNDATLMAAALRRVGFDVIDGTNLTKEAMESAIIDFGRRLRGAGPHAQGLFYYSGHGVQSRGVNYLIPLDAPITQESHLAIKAVPAWWVLDQMDDAQNQLNLVVLDACRNNPFKVGTDKNPIGRGGLQVIDAPTGTLIAYAAAPGKIAYDGRGVNSIYSPFTEALVEAMALPNLQVEDVLKRVRKTVRERTENRQQPWWASSLEGRFAFRVGSSNGVSHDTEASAAAPVASGAGTRNRGFIRPVVLDDADSRFWLKVKGNCALVDEYYKRYPNGRHISEYWERRRECAAAP